The following proteins are encoded in a genomic region of Paraburkholderia sp. BL23I1N1:
- a CDS encoding type II secretion system protein N, giving the protein MNAIQIRLLSLALFAVFCATLTYWVITLSTTSGAPLPAAAAHAQVSTEQAATLFGGQLTRSANQDVHLFGILALGEGAAAIVSVGGEPPRAVSLGSALMQGAKLSEVRPRSIIIDRNGAHSEVFLPANPAGPTIYVR; this is encoded by the coding sequence ATGAACGCCATTCAAATCCGCCTTCTGTCGCTCGCCCTGTTCGCCGTGTTTTGCGCGACGCTGACCTACTGGGTCATCACGCTCTCCACGACTTCCGGCGCGCCGTTGCCCGCTGCCGCCGCGCATGCGCAGGTCTCGACCGAACAGGCCGCCACGCTGTTCGGCGGCCAGCTCACCCGCAGCGCCAACCAGGACGTGCATCTGTTCGGCATCCTCGCTTTAGGGGAAGGCGCCGCCGCCATCGTCAGCGTCGGCGGCGAACCGCCGCGTGCAGTGTCGCTCGGCAGCGCGCTCATGCAAGGCGCCAAACTCTCCGAAGTCCGCCCCCGCTCGATCATCATCGACCGCAATGGCGCGCATTCCGAAGTGTTCCTGCCGGCCAATCCGGCAGGTCCCACCATCTACGTGCGCTAA
- the gspG gene encoding type II secretion system major pseudopilin GspG — translation MQLSTTRRIEIAGPRSRLQRGFTLIEIMVVIAILGILAALIVPKIMSRPDEARRVAAKQDIGTVMQALKLYRLDNGRYPTQEQGLRALVEKPTTDPVPSNWKDGGYLERLPNDPWGNTYQYLNPGVHGEIDVFSYGADGKPGGEGNDADVGSWQ, via the coding sequence ATGCAACTGTCGACCACTCGACGTATTGAAATCGCGGGTCCGCGCAGCCGTCTTCAACGCGGTTTCACGCTGATTGAAATCATGGTCGTGATCGCGATTCTGGGCATTCTGGCCGCGTTGATCGTGCCGAAAATCATGAGCCGTCCGGACGAAGCGCGGCGCGTGGCCGCCAAGCAGGACATCGGCACGGTGATGCAGGCGCTGAAACTCTATCGTCTCGACAACGGCCGTTATCCGACTCAGGAGCAAGGCTTGCGCGCGCTGGTCGAAAAGCCGACCACCGACCCGGTGCCGAGCAACTGGAAAGATGGCGGTTACCTCGAACGTCTGCCGAACGATCCGTGGGGCAATACCTATCAGTATCTGAACCCGGGCGTGCATGGCGAAATCGACGTGTTCAGCTATGGCGCGGATGGTAAGCCGGGCGGCGAAGGTAACGACGCCGACGTCGGTTCGTGGCAGTAG
- a CDS encoding GspH/FimT family pseudopilin, producing the protein MRLSACKSRVDTPCTASLPGTACDGARVRGPRGARGFSAGGSKRAAGFTLLEMMVVLVIAGILVSLTALTMTRNPRTDLNEEAQRLALLFESAGDEAQVRARPIAWQPLDGGFRFDLRTEDGWRPLRDDLLGPRNWEGGVTGVTISYPGSDSQPSRVIFGTEAIDVPVQITLFSAAGRATIVGTGNGRYEVH; encoded by the coding sequence ATGCGACTGTCCGCTTGCAAGTCCCGTGTGGACACGCCGTGTACGGCCTCGCTGCCGGGCACGGCGTGCGACGGCGCACGCGTGCGCGGCCCGCGGGGCGCACGTGGTTTCAGCGCAGGCGGCTCGAAGCGCGCGGCGGGTTTCACGCTGCTGGAAATGATGGTGGTGCTGGTGATCGCGGGCATTCTGGTATCGCTGACAGCGTTGACGATGACCCGCAATCCGCGCACTGATCTGAACGAAGAAGCGCAGCGACTCGCGCTGCTGTTCGAATCGGCCGGCGACGAAGCCCAGGTGCGTGCGCGGCCGATCGCATGGCAACCGCTCGACGGCGGCTTTCGTTTCGATTTGCGTACTGAAGACGGCTGGCGCCCGCTGCGTGACGATCTGCTTGGGCCGCGCAACTGGGAAGGAGGCGTGACCGGCGTGACGATCAGCTATCCGGGTTCGGATTCGCAACCCAGCCGCGTCATCTTCGGTACCGAGGCGATTGACGTGCCCGTGCAGATCACGCTGTTTTCGGCCGCGGGGCGCGCAACGATTGTCGGCACCGGCAATGGCCGCTATGAGGTGCACTGA
- the gspI gene encoding type II secretion system minor pseudopilin GspI, with amino-acid sequence MRRCRDMGARVSQCGSQRGFTMIEVLVALAIIAIALAASMRAVGSLASGEADLHRRLLAGWSADNTLAQLHLTHGWPNVGSTSFDCSQGNLELICTEHVTATPNPVFRRVEVMVTTPGRSGNLAQMVTVVANENNRSL; translated from the coding sequence ATGCGTCGTTGCAGGGACATGGGGGCGCGCGTATCGCAGTGTGGTTCGCAGCGCGGTTTTACGATGATCGAGGTGCTGGTGGCGCTGGCGATCATCGCGATTGCGTTGGCGGCGTCGATGCGCGCGGTGGGGAGTCTCGCGAGCGGCGAAGCCGATCTGCATCGACGTCTGCTGGCGGGATGGAGTGCGGACAATACGCTGGCGCAATTGCATTTGACGCATGGCTGGCCGAACGTCGGCTCGACGAGTTTTGACTGTTCGCAGGGCAATCTGGAGTTGATCTGTACCGAGCATGTGACGGCGACGCCGAATCCGGTGTTTCGTCGAGTGGAAGTGATGGTGACGACGCCTGGGCGTTCCGGCAATCTCGCCCAGATGGTCACGGTGGTCGCGAATGAAAACAACCGTTCGCTCTGA
- a CDS encoding type II secretion system protein J, which yields MKTTVRSERRGRSGARGFTLIELLVAIAIMAVIAVLSWRGLDQIIRGRETITNAMEDERVFAQLFDQMRIDARQAASDDESGQAAISVSGSVLQIVREMVLPGTAPRLQVVRYRVSEGRVIRYASPPLGNVGELRSALRGGEGNGWTAVPLMGGVGAISARVYVPKVGWTTQMKDVQSAITENDNNLKVPQLGNAPLPRSVTGLEVSIGAKSLARPVTRVFLVGE from the coding sequence ATGAAAACAACCGTTCGCTCTGAGCGCCGCGGCCGATCGGGCGCGCGTGGTTTCACGCTGATCGAGTTGCTGGTCGCGATTGCGATCATGGCGGTGATTGCCGTGTTGTCGTGGCGCGGGCTGGACCAGATCATTCGTGGCCGCGAGACGATTACGAACGCGATGGAAGACGAGCGAGTTTTCGCGCAGCTATTCGACCAGATGCGGATCGACGCGCGGCAGGCCGCGTCGGACGACGAGTCCGGGCAGGCGGCCATATCGGTCAGCGGCAGCGTGTTGCAGATTGTGCGGGAGATGGTCTTGCCGGGGACGGCGCCGCGATTGCAGGTGGTGCGGTATCGCGTGTCCGAGGGGCGGGTGATTCGGTATGCGTCGCCGCCGCTGGGGAACGTGGGCGAGTTGCGGAGTGCGTTGCGCGGTGGCGAGGGAAATGGCTGGACGGCGGTGCCTTTGATGGGCGGTGTCGGTGCTATTTCAGCTCGTGTTTATGTGCCGAAGGTTGGCTGGACCACGCAGATGAAGGACGTGCAGAGTGCGATTACGGAGAACGATAATAATTTGAAGGTGCCCCAGTTGGGGAATGCGCCGCTGCCGCGGTCGGTGACTGGGCTGGAAGTGAGTATTGGGGCTAAGTCGTTGGCGCGGCCTGTTACGCGGGTTTTTCTCGTCGGAGAATGA
- the gspK gene encoding type II secretion system minor pseudopilin GspK — protein MISALLVVALSAILVSGLLWRQQVQIRRIENQRLLSQAQWVARGALDWTRLILRSEGDTSAGITYLGGLWGVPIAKTRLSDFLGQIGEVRAEQGQATYLSGSIEDAQSKFNLRNLVSSPAPGVMQLNTEQIGAYQRLLVSLGVNSQLAKATAVQVRTSLAQSATRFQTITSTTGSAATPITAGGGATSGSFTDKPGIEDGDDNAAVAPLQMTSVDSLLDIPGYTPEMVARLRPFVTVLPTVSAVNMNTASAEVVAAIVPSMSLSSAQAFVARRQTVFFHNVADVQLALNGAGVQSGSIDQSEMDVNTNYFLIHGRVQHERAVVDRTTLVYRDALTHTTRIVRIQDQL, from the coding sequence ATAATCAGCGCCCTACTAGTAGTCGCGCTATCAGCGATATTAGTATCGGGCCTACTCTGGCGCCAGCAAGTCCAAATCCGAAGGATAGAAAACCAGCGCCTCCTATCCCAGGCGCAATGGGTCGCCCGCGGCGCACTAGACTGGACACGCCTGATCCTCCGCTCGGAGGGCGACACCTCAGCCGGCATCACCTACCTGGGTGGCCTATGGGGCGTCCCCATCGCCAAAACACGCCTATCGGATTTCCTGGGACAAATCGGCGAAGTCCGGGCCGAACAAGGCCAGGCAACCTACCTCTCCGGCTCAATCGAAGACGCCCAGTCGAAATTCAACCTCCGCAATCTGGTCTCGAGCCCAGCGCCCGGCGTCATGCAACTGAACACGGAACAGATCGGCGCGTATCAGCGCCTGCTCGTATCCCTCGGCGTCAACAGCCAACTGGCGAAAGCCACCGCCGTGCAGGTACGCACAAGTCTCGCGCAATCGGCGACCCGTTTTCAGACGATCACGTCCACCACGGGCTCGGCGGCGACCCCGATCACCGCGGGTGGTGGCGCCACCAGCGGCAGCTTCACTGATAAACCCGGTATCGAAGACGGCGACGACAATGCGGCGGTCGCGCCGCTGCAAATGACCAGCGTCGATTCATTGCTCGATATCCCCGGCTATACGCCGGAAATGGTCGCGCGCTTGCGGCCCTTCGTGACCGTGCTGCCGACCGTGTCGGCGGTCAACATGAATACGGCCTCCGCCGAAGTCGTCGCGGCGATCGTGCCGAGCATGAGCCTGTCCAGCGCGCAAGCCTTCGTCGCCCGCAGGCAGACCGTGTTTTTCCATAACGTCGCCGACGTCCAACTCGCTTTGAACGGCGCCGGCGTACAGTCGGGCTCCATCGACCAGAGTGAGATGGACGTCAATACGAACTACTTCCTGATCCACGGCCGTGTGCAGCACGAACGCGCGGTAGTGGACCGCACGACCCTCGTCTATCGCGACGCTTTGACTCACACAACGCGTATCGTGCGGATACAAGACCAACTATGA
- the gspL gene encoding type II secretion system protein GspL codes for MSTLIVLLPPRDPAVPSQEWQLPELPFLLLDKSGRTQRAGRSALVLLPRASSTVLMVAARDLLMMPAKLPPLRGPRLRQALPNIVEDQLIQDPQTCHIAVDPQPVAGGQQLLAIIDRGWFRFICEGFAAAGHRSLRAVPVTRCLPPAATLDIPAEVAETVNAGEPVMAGSASVATSLPGGAPVVAPGVASAVPMVAAVLGAVVQTAPALLLEGAVESAMTNGAPRVELAIARGAQGEGLAVPASAVNATLGALAGAAPVSLHMLTEVPGNEPSLSATSPAKLAAYVHGASPMPFEQLARRALACRFDLCQFEFASQPWRLDRATLRRLRLPVMLAVGALVIAIVGANVQWLMLSRQRDAISTQMTELLLNTFPKTTVVLDAPDQMSRQLQQLRVAAGELSPDDFLSLADGLARSLAPVPVNGIAALDYHDRRLDVTFKPEVKLDADFAKRLSRNGLTGAIDSNTGKWTIRNGQ; via the coding sequence TTGAGCACGCTGATCGTTCTATTGCCGCCGCGTGATCCGGCGGTCCCGTCGCAGGAATGGCAACTGCCGGAGTTGCCGTTCCTGCTGCTCGACAAGTCGGGCCGTACCCAACGCGCAGGCCGCTCGGCGCTTGTGCTGCTGCCGCGCGCCTCGTCGACGGTGCTGATGGTCGCCGCCCGCGACCTGCTGATGATGCCCGCCAAGCTGCCGCCCTTGCGCGGCCCGCGGCTGCGTCAGGCTTTGCCGAATATCGTCGAGGATCAGCTGATCCAGGACCCGCAAACCTGTCACATCGCCGTCGATCCGCAACCGGTCGCGGGCGGCCAGCAGTTGCTCGCGATCATCGACCGCGGCTGGTTCCGCTTCATCTGCGAAGGCTTTGCCGCCGCCGGCCATCGTAGTCTGCGCGCCGTGCCGGTCACACGCTGTCTGCCGCCAGCCGCCACGCTCGACATCCCCGCCGAAGTCGCGGAAACGGTCAACGCGGGCGAGCCGGTGATGGCGGGCTCCGCCAGCGTGGCGACGTCGTTGCCGGGTGGCGCGCCGGTGGTGGCGCCTGGCGTCGCGTCGGCGGTGCCGATGGTGGCGGCCGTGCTTGGCGCCGTTGTTCAGACCGCGCCCGCCTTGCTGCTCGAAGGCGCGGTCGAAAGCGCCATGACCAACGGTGCGCCACGCGTCGAGCTGGCGATCGCGCGCGGCGCGCAAGGCGAGGGGCTGGCGGTGCCGGCTAGCGCTGTGAACGCGACGCTCGGCGCGCTCGCCGGCGCAGCGCCGGTCTCGCTGCACATGCTGACGGAGGTGCCCGGCAACGAGCCGAGTCTCTCAGCAACCAGCCCGGCGAAGCTCGCCGCCTACGTGCACGGGGCCAGCCCGATGCCGTTCGAGCAACTCGCGCGCCGGGCGCTGGCGTGCCGCTTCGACCTGTGTCAGTTCGAGTTTGCCTCGCAGCCGTGGCGGCTCGACCGCGCGACGCTGCGGCGTCTGCGCCTGCCGGTCATGCTGGCGGTCGGCGCGCTCGTGATCGCGATCGTCGGCGCGAACGTGCAGTGGCTGATGCTCTCGCGCCAACGTGACGCGATCAGCACGCAGATGACCGAACTGCTCCTCAATACCTTCCCCAAGACGACGGTCGTGCTCGATGCGCCCGATCAGATGTCGCGCCAGTTGCAGCAGTTGCGGGTGGCGGCGGGTGAACTGTCGCCGGACGATTTTCTCTCGCTCGCCGATGGCCTCGCGCGCTCGTTGGCGCCGGTGCCGGTCAACGGCATCGCCGCGCTCGACTATCACGACCGGCGGCTCGACGTGACCTTCAAGCCCGAGGTGAAACTCGATGCCGATTTCGCCAAACGCCTCTCGCGCAACGGC